Proteins from one Bombus pascuorum chromosome 15, iyBomPasc1.1, whole genome shotgun sequence genomic window:
- the LOC132914502 gene encoding dynamin-like 120 kDa protein, mitochondrial isoform X6, with protein sequence MKQILCGKIGDRIVLISKTSRYPLPLFSARHLISGKMNKVYQPLLASPHIRYFGNPNRAYAIFIGRVLRGALKVRYLLLGGAVGSGVTLQKKYEQWKEIVPDMSWLNDVFPNEEKWKDLRESVMTVKNIFTDKIEIEAKQQVVNNTIAFARPLANDNIEEERKKAQKSQERLNAMQEEVMQIQLRYQRELERLERENKELRKQMLLRGNQKMSNKKIKKSLIDMYSDVLDELNDYDSTYSTADHLPRVVVVGDQSSGKTSVLEMIAQARIFPRGGGEMMTRAPVKVTLSEGPYHIAQFKDSSREFDLTKESELAELRREVELRMKNSVKNGKTVSPDVISMTVKGPGLQRMVLVDLPGIISTVTVDMAEDTRDAIRQMTQQYMSNPNAIILCIQDGSVDAERSNVTDLVSQMDPSGKRTIFVLTKVDLAEENLANPERVRKILSGKLFPMKALGYFAVVTGRGRQDDSIQTIKDYEEKFFRNSKLFKDGLVMSGQVTTRNLSLAVAECFWKMVRETVEQQADAFKATRFNLETEWKNNFPRLRELDRDELFERARGEILDEIINLSQVSPRHWEEVLMVRIWDKVSMHVFENIYLPAAQSGSPSTFNTTVDIKLRQWAEQQLPSRSVESGWECLQQEFQHFMNQAKLSPDHDDIFDNLKNAVVNEAMRRHYWEEKASEMLRVIQLNTLEDRSVNDKRDWDQAVRFLETSVKEKLQATEQILRDMLGPGRKERWLYWQNQSDDQQKRSAVKNELDKILYADKKHTPTLTQDELTTIRKNVQRNGLEIDNEFIRETWHPVYRRFFLQQSLARAYDCKKGYYLYHTGHENEMECNDVVLFWRIQQMLKVTANALRQQIMNREARRLDKEIKEVLEDYSQDNEMKQKLLTGRRVTLAEELKRVRQIQEKLEEFIQALNKEK encoded by the exons atgaaacaaattctttGTGGTAAAATAGG AGATAGGATTGTGCTAATTTCAAAGACATCACGATATCCTTTACCTCTATTTAGTGCAAGACATTTAATATCAGGCAAGATGAACAAGGTTTATCAGCCATTGCTAGCATCACCACATATACGCTACTTTGGAAACCCTAATCGAGcatatgcaatttttattggaaGAGTATTAAGAGGAGCATTAAAAGTTCGGTATCTTTTATTGGGTGGTGCAGTTGGTAGTGGAGTAACTTTACAAAAG aAATACGAACAATGGAAAGAAATTGTACCAGATATGAGCTGGTTGAATGATGTATTTCCTAATGAAGAAAAGTGGAAAGATTTACGTGAATCGGTTATGacggttaaaaatattttcacagaTAAGATTGAAATTG aAGCGAAGCAGCAGGTGGTGAACAATACTATCGCGTTTGCTCGACCATTAGCTAATGACAATATCGAAGAGGAACGTAAGAAAGCTC AAAAGTCGCAAGAGCGATTGAACGCTATGCAAGAAGAAGTAATGCAAATACAATTGAGGTATCAACGTGAACTTGAACGattagagagagagaataagGAGCTTCGAAAGCAGATGCTACTACGTGGAAATCAAAAAATGagtaacaaaaaaataaaa AAATCTCTGATCGACATGTACAGCGACGTTTTAGATGAACTTAATGATTATGATAGCACTTATTCTACTGCTGATCATTTACCAAGAGTGGTAGTAGTTGGTGATCAAAGTTCTGGCAAAACATCTGTATTAGAAATGATCGCTCAAGCAAGAATATTTCCTAG AGGTGGTGGTGAAATGATGACAAGAGCTCCAGTGAAAGTCACTTTAAGTGAAGGTCCTTATCATATAGCTCAATTCAAAGATAGTTCAAGAGAATTTGATTTAACGAAAGAGTCAGAATTAGCTGAGCTAAGGCGCGAAGTAGAATTACGTATGAAAAACAGTGTTAAAAATGGCAAGACAGTTAGTCCAGATGTGATTTCAATGACTGTTAAAGGTCCAGGCCTTCAGCGTATGGTTCTCGTCGATTTGCCTGGTATAATCAGC ACAGTTACAGTTGACATGGCGGAAGACACGCGAGATGCTATTCGACAAATGACTCAACAATATATGAGTAACCCTAATGCAATCATTTTATGTATCCAAGATGGTTCTGTGGATGCAGAAAGGAGCAATGTGACGGATCTCGTTTCTCAAATGGACCCTTCCGGCAAACGAACCATTTTTGTTTTAACTAAG GTAGATTTAGCAGAAGAGAACTTGGCCAATCCAGAACGTGTTCGTAAGATATTGTCTGGCAAACTGTTCCCCATGAAGGCATTGGGCTACTTTGCTGTTGTTACTGGTAGAGGTCGACAGGATGATAGCATACAAACGATTAAAGAttatgaagaaaaattctttagaAATTCAAAGCTCTTTAA GGATGGCTTAGTAATGTCAGGTCAAGTTACAACAAGAAATTTGAGTCTCGCGGTTGCGGAATGTTTTTGGAAGATGGTTCGTGAGACTGTAGAACAACAAGCAGATGCATTCAAGGCCACTAGATTCAATCTTGAAAcagaatggaaaaataatttcccaaG attaaGGGAATTAGATAGAGATGAACTTTTCGAGAGAGCAAGAGGGGAGATTCTGGACGAAATTATAAATCTGTCTCAAGTTTCACCTAGACACTGGGAAGAGGTGTTGATGGTTAGGATCTGGGACAAAGTTAGCATGCACGTGTTCGAGAACATTTATTTACCCGCGGCTCAAAGCGGAAGTCCAA GCACATTTAATACCACTGTCGACATAAAACTTCGTCAATGGGCTGAACAGCAATTACCATCTCGAAGCGTCGAAAGCGGTTGGGAATGCTTGCAACAGGAATTTCAGCATTTCATGAATCAGGCAAAACTTAGTCCGGATCACGATGATATATTTGACAATCTAAAAAATGCAGTAGTTAACGAAGCTATGAGGCGACATTACTGggaagaaaaa gCATCTGAAATGCTGCGAGTTATTCAACTGAATACTTTAGAGGACAGAAGTGTGAATGATAAACGTGATTGGGATCAAGCAGTTCGTTTTCTAGAAACCTCAGTTAAAGAGAAATTGCAAGCTACGGAACAAATTTTAAGAGACATGCTGGGTCCAGGTCGCAAGGAACGATGGCTGTATTGGCAAAATCAAAGTGATGACCAACAGAAACGTTCAGCAGTGAAAAACGAATtagataaaattctttatgcGGACAAA AAACATACTCCTACACTTACTCAGGATGAACTTACGACAATTAGAAAGAACGTGCAGCGAAATGGTTTGGAAATCGACAATGAATTCATTCGAGAAACGTGGCATCCAGTATATAGGAGATTCTTCTTGCAACAGAGCTTGGCTAGGGCGTACGATTGCAAAAAAGGATATTATCTCTATCACACTGGACATGAAAATGAA ATGGAGTGCAATGATGTTGTTTTGTTTTGGAGGATTCAGCAAATGCTGAAGGTTACTGCCAATGCGCTTCGTCAACAAATTATGAATCGAGAAGCTCGTAGGttagataaagaaataaaggaaGTACTAGAAGATTACAGTCAAGATAATGAAATGAAACAGAAACTGCTGACTGGCAGACGGGTCACTTTAGCCGAAGAATTAA AACGTGTTAGGCAAATTCAAGAGAAACTCGAGGAATTTATTCAAGCATTAAACAAAGAGAAATGA
- the LOC132914502 gene encoding dynamin-like 120 kDa protein, mitochondrial isoform X5, translated as MKQILCGKIGDRIVLISKTSRYPLPLFSARHLISGKMNKVYQPLLASPHIRYFGNPNRAYAIFIGRVLRGALKVRYLLLGGAVGSGVTLQKKYEQWKEIVPDMSWLNDVFPNEEKWKDLRESVMTVKNIFTDKIEIGIFDAISTIVSQLYSEAKQQVVNNTIAFARPLANDNIEEERKKAQKSQERLNAMQEEVMQIQLRYQRELERLERENKELRKQMLLRGNQKMSNKKIKKSLIDMYSDVLDELNDYDSTYSTADHLPRVVVVGDQSSGKTSVLEMIAQARIFPRGGGEMMTRAPVKVTLSEGPYHIAQFKDSSREFDLTKESELAELRREVELRMKNSVKNGKTVSPDVISMTVKGPGLQRMVLVDLPGIISTVTVDMAEDTRDAIRQMTQQYMSNPNAIILCIQDGSVDAERSNVTDLVSQMDPSGKRTIFVLTKVDLAEENLANPERVRKILSGKLFPMKALGYFAVVTGRGRQDDSIQTIKDYEEKFFRNSKLFKDGLVMSGQVTTRNLSLAVAECFWKMVRETVEQQADAFKATRFNLETEWKNNFPRLRELDRDELFERARGEILDEIINLSQVSPRHWEEVLMVRIWDKVSMHVFENIYLPAAQSGSPSTFNTTVDIKLRQWAEQQLPSRSVESGWECLQQEFQHFMNQAKLSPDHDDIFDNLKNAVVNEAMRRHYWEEKASEMLRVIQLNTLEDRSVNDKRDWDQAVRFLETSVKEKLQATEQILRDMLGPGRKERWLYWQNQSDDQQKRSAVKNELDKILYADKKHTPTLTQDELTTIRKNVQRNGLEIDNEFIRETWHPVYRRFFLQQSLARAYDCKKGYYLYHTGHENEMECNDVVLFWRIQQMLKVTANALRQQIMNREARRLDKEIKEVLEDYSQDNEMKQKLLTGRRVTLAEELKRVRQIQEKLEEFIQALNKEK; from the exons atgaaacaaattctttGTGGTAAAATAGG AGATAGGATTGTGCTAATTTCAAAGACATCACGATATCCTTTACCTCTATTTAGTGCAAGACATTTAATATCAGGCAAGATGAACAAGGTTTATCAGCCATTGCTAGCATCACCACATATACGCTACTTTGGAAACCCTAATCGAGcatatgcaatttttattggaaGAGTATTAAGAGGAGCATTAAAAGTTCGGTATCTTTTATTGGGTGGTGCAGTTGGTAGTGGAGTAACTTTACAAAAG aAATACGAACAATGGAAAGAAATTGTACCAGATATGAGCTGGTTGAATGATGTATTTCCTAATGAAGAAAAGTGGAAAGATTTACGTGAATCGGTTATGacggttaaaaatattttcacagaTAAGATTGAAATTG GTATATTTGACGCAATCTCAACAATAGTATCCCAACTTTATTCAG aAGCGAAGCAGCAGGTGGTGAACAATACTATCGCGTTTGCTCGACCATTAGCTAATGACAATATCGAAGAGGAACGTAAGAAAGCTC AAAAGTCGCAAGAGCGATTGAACGCTATGCAAGAAGAAGTAATGCAAATACAATTGAGGTATCAACGTGAACTTGAACGattagagagagagaataagGAGCTTCGAAAGCAGATGCTACTACGTGGAAATCAAAAAATGagtaacaaaaaaataaaa AAATCTCTGATCGACATGTACAGCGACGTTTTAGATGAACTTAATGATTATGATAGCACTTATTCTACTGCTGATCATTTACCAAGAGTGGTAGTAGTTGGTGATCAAAGTTCTGGCAAAACATCTGTATTAGAAATGATCGCTCAAGCAAGAATATTTCCTAG AGGTGGTGGTGAAATGATGACAAGAGCTCCAGTGAAAGTCACTTTAAGTGAAGGTCCTTATCATATAGCTCAATTCAAAGATAGTTCAAGAGAATTTGATTTAACGAAAGAGTCAGAATTAGCTGAGCTAAGGCGCGAAGTAGAATTACGTATGAAAAACAGTGTTAAAAATGGCAAGACAGTTAGTCCAGATGTGATTTCAATGACTGTTAAAGGTCCAGGCCTTCAGCGTATGGTTCTCGTCGATTTGCCTGGTATAATCAGC ACAGTTACAGTTGACATGGCGGAAGACACGCGAGATGCTATTCGACAAATGACTCAACAATATATGAGTAACCCTAATGCAATCATTTTATGTATCCAAGATGGTTCTGTGGATGCAGAAAGGAGCAATGTGACGGATCTCGTTTCTCAAATGGACCCTTCCGGCAAACGAACCATTTTTGTTTTAACTAAG GTAGATTTAGCAGAAGAGAACTTGGCCAATCCAGAACGTGTTCGTAAGATATTGTCTGGCAAACTGTTCCCCATGAAGGCATTGGGCTACTTTGCTGTTGTTACTGGTAGAGGTCGACAGGATGATAGCATACAAACGATTAAAGAttatgaagaaaaattctttagaAATTCAAAGCTCTTTAA GGATGGCTTAGTAATGTCAGGTCAAGTTACAACAAGAAATTTGAGTCTCGCGGTTGCGGAATGTTTTTGGAAGATGGTTCGTGAGACTGTAGAACAACAAGCAGATGCATTCAAGGCCACTAGATTCAATCTTGAAAcagaatggaaaaataatttcccaaG attaaGGGAATTAGATAGAGATGAACTTTTCGAGAGAGCAAGAGGGGAGATTCTGGACGAAATTATAAATCTGTCTCAAGTTTCACCTAGACACTGGGAAGAGGTGTTGATGGTTAGGATCTGGGACAAAGTTAGCATGCACGTGTTCGAGAACATTTATTTACCCGCGGCTCAAAGCGGAAGTCCAA GCACATTTAATACCACTGTCGACATAAAACTTCGTCAATGGGCTGAACAGCAATTACCATCTCGAAGCGTCGAAAGCGGTTGGGAATGCTTGCAACAGGAATTTCAGCATTTCATGAATCAGGCAAAACTTAGTCCGGATCACGATGATATATTTGACAATCTAAAAAATGCAGTAGTTAACGAAGCTATGAGGCGACATTACTGggaagaaaaa gCATCTGAAATGCTGCGAGTTATTCAACTGAATACTTTAGAGGACAGAAGTGTGAATGATAAACGTGATTGGGATCAAGCAGTTCGTTTTCTAGAAACCTCAGTTAAAGAGAAATTGCAAGCTACGGAACAAATTTTAAGAGACATGCTGGGTCCAGGTCGCAAGGAACGATGGCTGTATTGGCAAAATCAAAGTGATGACCAACAGAAACGTTCAGCAGTGAAAAACGAATtagataaaattctttatgcGGACAAA AAACATACTCCTACACTTACTCAGGATGAACTTACGACAATTAGAAAGAACGTGCAGCGAAATGGTTTGGAAATCGACAATGAATTCATTCGAGAAACGTGGCATCCAGTATATAGGAGATTCTTCTTGCAACAGAGCTTGGCTAGGGCGTACGATTGCAAAAAAGGATATTATCTCTATCACACTGGACATGAAAATGAA ATGGAGTGCAATGATGTTGTTTTGTTTTGGAGGATTCAGCAAATGCTGAAGGTTACTGCCAATGCGCTTCGTCAACAAATTATGAATCGAGAAGCTCGTAGGttagataaagaaataaaggaaGTACTAGAAGATTACAGTCAAGATAATGAAATGAAACAGAAACTGCTGACTGGCAGACGGGTCACTTTAGCCGAAGAATTAA AACGTGTTAGGCAAATTCAAGAGAAACTCGAGGAATTTATTCAAGCATTAAACAAAGAGAAATGA
- the LOC132914502 gene encoding dynamin-like 120 kDa protein, mitochondrial isoform X2 — protein MKQILCGKIGDRIVLISKTSRYPLPLFSARHLISGKMNKVYQPLLASPHIRYFGNPNRAYAIFIGRVLRGALKVRYLLLGGAVGSGVTLQKKYEQWKEIVPDMSWLNDVFPNEEKWKDLRESVMTVKNIFTDKIEIDPRIKQLGEAKYKEYKEWFNQRLDDAIKAAEVDQIQPGIFDAISTIVSQLYSEAKQQVVNNTIAFARPLANDNIEEERKKAQKSQERLNAMQEEVMQIQLRYQRELERLERENKELRKQMLLRGNQKMSNKKIKKSLIDMYSDVLDELNDYDSTYSTADHLPRVVVVGDQSSGKTSVLEMIAQARIFPRGGGEMMTRAPVKVTLSEGPYHIAQFKDSSREFDLTKESELAELRREVELRMKNSVKNGKTVSPDVISMTVKGPGLQRMVLVDLPGIISTVTVDMAEDTRDAIRQMTQQYMSNPNAIILCIQDGSVDAERSNVTDLVSQMDPSGKRTIFVLTKVDLAEENLANPERVRKILSGKLFPMKALGYFAVVTGRGRQDDSIQTIKDYEEKFFRNSKLFKDGLVMSGQVTTRNLSLAVAECFWKMVRETVEQQADAFKATRFNLETEWKNNFPRLRELDRDELFERARGEILDEIINLSQVSPRHWEEVLMVRIWDKVSMHVFENIYLPAAQSGSPSTFNTTVDIKLRQWAEQQLPSRSVESGWECLQQEFQHFMNQAKLSPDHDDIFDNLKNAVVNEAMRRHYWEEKASEMLRVIQLNTLEDRSVNDKRDWDQAVRFLETSVKEKLQATEQILRDMLGPGRKERWLYWQNQSDDQQKRSAVKNELDKILYADKKHTPTLTQDELTTIRKNVQRNGLEIDNEFIRETWHPVYRRFFLQQSLARAYDCKKGYYLYHTGHENEMECNDVVLFWRIQQMLKVTANALRQQIMNREARRLDKEIKEVLEDYSQDNEMKQKLLTGRRVTLAEELKRVRQIQEKLEEFIQALNKEK, from the exons atgaaacaaattctttGTGGTAAAATAGG AGATAGGATTGTGCTAATTTCAAAGACATCACGATATCCTTTACCTCTATTTAGTGCAAGACATTTAATATCAGGCAAGATGAACAAGGTTTATCAGCCATTGCTAGCATCACCACATATACGCTACTTTGGAAACCCTAATCGAGcatatgcaatttttattggaaGAGTATTAAGAGGAGCATTAAAAGTTCGGTATCTTTTATTGGGTGGTGCAGTTGGTAGTGGAGTAACTTTACAAAAG aAATACGAACAATGGAAAGAAATTGTACCAGATATGAGCTGGTTGAATGATGTATTTCCTAATGAAGAAAAGTGGAAAGATTTACGTGAATCGGTTATGacggttaaaaatattttcacagaTAAGATTGAAATTG ATCCACGTATAAAGCAGCTTGGCGAAgctaaatataaagaatacaaAGAATGGTTCAATCAGAGACTGGATGATGCTATCAAGGCAGCTGAAGTTGACCAAATCCAACCAG GTATATTTGACGCAATCTCAACAATAGTATCCCAACTTTATTCAG aAGCGAAGCAGCAGGTGGTGAACAATACTATCGCGTTTGCTCGACCATTAGCTAATGACAATATCGAAGAGGAACGTAAGAAAGCTC AAAAGTCGCAAGAGCGATTGAACGCTATGCAAGAAGAAGTAATGCAAATACAATTGAGGTATCAACGTGAACTTGAACGattagagagagagaataagGAGCTTCGAAAGCAGATGCTACTACGTGGAAATCAAAAAATGagtaacaaaaaaataaaa AAATCTCTGATCGACATGTACAGCGACGTTTTAGATGAACTTAATGATTATGATAGCACTTATTCTACTGCTGATCATTTACCAAGAGTGGTAGTAGTTGGTGATCAAAGTTCTGGCAAAACATCTGTATTAGAAATGATCGCTCAAGCAAGAATATTTCCTAG AGGTGGTGGTGAAATGATGACAAGAGCTCCAGTGAAAGTCACTTTAAGTGAAGGTCCTTATCATATAGCTCAATTCAAAGATAGTTCAAGAGAATTTGATTTAACGAAAGAGTCAGAATTAGCTGAGCTAAGGCGCGAAGTAGAATTACGTATGAAAAACAGTGTTAAAAATGGCAAGACAGTTAGTCCAGATGTGATTTCAATGACTGTTAAAGGTCCAGGCCTTCAGCGTATGGTTCTCGTCGATTTGCCTGGTATAATCAGC ACAGTTACAGTTGACATGGCGGAAGACACGCGAGATGCTATTCGACAAATGACTCAACAATATATGAGTAACCCTAATGCAATCATTTTATGTATCCAAGATGGTTCTGTGGATGCAGAAAGGAGCAATGTGACGGATCTCGTTTCTCAAATGGACCCTTCCGGCAAACGAACCATTTTTGTTTTAACTAAG GTAGATTTAGCAGAAGAGAACTTGGCCAATCCAGAACGTGTTCGTAAGATATTGTCTGGCAAACTGTTCCCCATGAAGGCATTGGGCTACTTTGCTGTTGTTACTGGTAGAGGTCGACAGGATGATAGCATACAAACGATTAAAGAttatgaagaaaaattctttagaAATTCAAAGCTCTTTAA GGATGGCTTAGTAATGTCAGGTCAAGTTACAACAAGAAATTTGAGTCTCGCGGTTGCGGAATGTTTTTGGAAGATGGTTCGTGAGACTGTAGAACAACAAGCAGATGCATTCAAGGCCACTAGATTCAATCTTGAAAcagaatggaaaaataatttcccaaG attaaGGGAATTAGATAGAGATGAACTTTTCGAGAGAGCAAGAGGGGAGATTCTGGACGAAATTATAAATCTGTCTCAAGTTTCACCTAGACACTGGGAAGAGGTGTTGATGGTTAGGATCTGGGACAAAGTTAGCATGCACGTGTTCGAGAACATTTATTTACCCGCGGCTCAAAGCGGAAGTCCAA GCACATTTAATACCACTGTCGACATAAAACTTCGTCAATGGGCTGAACAGCAATTACCATCTCGAAGCGTCGAAAGCGGTTGGGAATGCTTGCAACAGGAATTTCAGCATTTCATGAATCAGGCAAAACTTAGTCCGGATCACGATGATATATTTGACAATCTAAAAAATGCAGTAGTTAACGAAGCTATGAGGCGACATTACTGggaagaaaaa gCATCTGAAATGCTGCGAGTTATTCAACTGAATACTTTAGAGGACAGAAGTGTGAATGATAAACGTGATTGGGATCAAGCAGTTCGTTTTCTAGAAACCTCAGTTAAAGAGAAATTGCAAGCTACGGAACAAATTTTAAGAGACATGCTGGGTCCAGGTCGCAAGGAACGATGGCTGTATTGGCAAAATCAAAGTGATGACCAACAGAAACGTTCAGCAGTGAAAAACGAATtagataaaattctttatgcGGACAAA AAACATACTCCTACACTTACTCAGGATGAACTTACGACAATTAGAAAGAACGTGCAGCGAAATGGTTTGGAAATCGACAATGAATTCATTCGAGAAACGTGGCATCCAGTATATAGGAGATTCTTCTTGCAACAGAGCTTGGCTAGGGCGTACGATTGCAAAAAAGGATATTATCTCTATCACACTGGACATGAAAATGAA ATGGAGTGCAATGATGTTGTTTTGTTTTGGAGGATTCAGCAAATGCTGAAGGTTACTGCCAATGCGCTTCGTCAACAAATTATGAATCGAGAAGCTCGTAGGttagataaagaaataaaggaaGTACTAGAAGATTACAGTCAAGATAATGAAATGAAACAGAAACTGCTGACTGGCAGACGGGTCACTTTAGCCGAAGAATTAA AACGTGTTAGGCAAATTCAAGAGAAACTCGAGGAATTTATTCAAGCATTAAACAAAGAGAAATGA